The following proteins come from a genomic window of Verrucomicrobiota bacterium:
- a CDS encoding beta-galactosidase translates to MKRAELAAVTLLLMAMIAKPTAGGVQSVEAPTDAGGAPSQEIFALTLNDSRTTPSWILNRAQCRVVTVEKQRCLQIESDTDAYSKVEWHIQFCELTPLAGQSVVLEIEFLDQGAGVIEPRLLIAPGVSEPALQPARKSSYTRLNTLQLRRGWFEFQIPTQSNLAPGKSELRITGLQHLKGIRLLPQQSEAAWNAMRSSVPKDVRPMVKLKKPMELVTTAGVDVLGDMSALSASLDALNDLAPLARVLGFTSIESYVTWKRLEPRREGEFDFSFYDAIVKRLAEYKLKWFPLLIVGSGYALPDWFLESKEYVGFVCLEHGLTNSIQSIWSPYQRRHVTRFLQAFGQHYEPMGVLEGVRLGPSGNYGESQYPASGSWGAKNEKMHIHVGWWAGDTYGREDFRRSMQKQYKTVDALNQAWESNFHSFDEINPVLPITIISRRQRVDFAAWYTDSMSAWCEWWAREARRAMPKTRIYQSAGGWGFREAGTDYSAQTKAMKDINGGVRLTNETDSYEQNFYATHLAATAARLYGASLGYEPAGSHTARGTVARIFNTTATKGDHLFTYHGNVFNHQLAIAKWLKYLPVLDSRQNTIIDVAVYYPETENQLSDAPFRYLYAWGFNPIAREIRRVVDVDYLDERLIRDGFLDRYKVLVFTWGNRIEADVQKIIDAWLRKGGTVIYPSYPRQPQETIEGDTTIFQRWMKGDTGRGTFYKFEGDVEPLSCYGDFAESVLRKTTVLHPLTRKALAVTHPDRVFFSVQQDGHLLALNYDDKPARVKLAGQFDETIESYGIARIRLRQ, encoded by the coding sequence ATGAAACGTGCTGAACTCGCAGCCGTCACCCTCCTGCTGATGGCAATGATCGCGAAGCCGACCGCCGGCGGAGTGCAATCAGTTGAAGCGCCAACGGACGCGGGAGGCGCGCCCAGCCAGGAAATCTTCGCCCTCACCTTGAATGATTCACGCACCACTCCCAGTTGGATTCTGAACCGCGCCCAGTGCCGCGTCGTGACCGTCGAAAAGCAACGCTGCCTGCAGATCGAGTCGGACACGGACGCCTACTCCAAAGTCGAATGGCACATTCAATTCTGTGAATTGACTCCGCTGGCCGGTCAGAGCGTGGTGCTGGAGATTGAATTCCTCGACCAGGGGGCGGGTGTAATCGAGCCGAGATTACTGATCGCGCCCGGCGTTTCCGAGCCCGCGCTTCAGCCCGCCCGAAAAAGTTCCTACACCCGTCTGAACACACTCCAGTTGCGCCGGGGCTGGTTCGAATTTCAAATTCCGACGCAGAGCAACCTCGCTCCTGGCAAATCTGAACTCCGCATCACTGGCCTCCAACACTTGAAAGGCATCCGCCTGTTGCCGCAGCAATCCGAAGCCGCGTGGAACGCCATGAGGTCCTCCGTGCCGAAGGATGTTCGGCCCATGGTCAAGCTAAAGAAACCGATGGAACTTGTCACCACCGCCGGCGTGGACGTGCTGGGCGACATGTCCGCCTTGTCGGCTTCACTCGACGCCCTCAACGATCTCGCACCACTGGCCCGCGTGCTCGGTTTCACTTCCATCGAAAGTTACGTGACGTGGAAACGTCTGGAGCCGCGTCGCGAAGGCGAATTTGATTTCAGTTTTTACGACGCGATCGTGAAGCGGCTCGCGGAATACAAATTGAAATGGTTTCCACTGCTCATCGTCGGCTCCGGCTACGCGTTGCCGGATTGGTTTTTGGAGAGCAAGGAGTACGTCGGCTTCGTTTGCCTGGAGCACGGCCTGACGAATTCCATCCAAAGCATCTGGAGTCCGTATCAACGCCGTCACGTCACACGATTTCTCCAGGCCTTCGGCCAACACTACGAGCCGATGGGCGTGTTGGAAGGCGTGCGGCTAGGCCCGAGCGGCAATTACGGCGAGTCCCAATATCCCGCCAGTGGAAGCTGGGGCGCGAAGAATGAAAAGATGCACATTCACGTCGGCTGGTGGGCGGGCGACACTTACGGGCGCGAGGATTTTCGGCGTTCAATGCAGAAACAATACAAAACGGTGGACGCGCTGAACCAGGCTTGGGAATCAAACTTCCATTCATTCGATGAAATCAACCCGGTGCTGCCCATCACAATCATTTCCCGCCGGCAGCGGGTGGACTTTGCCGCGTGGTACACGGACTCCATGTCCGCGTGGTGCGAATGGTGGGCGCGCGAAGCACGGCGCGCCATGCCCAAGACGCGCATCTACCAATCCGCCGGCGGCTGGGGTTTTCGTGAGGCAGGCACGGATTACTCGGCGCAGACCAAAGCCATGAAAGACATCAACGGCGGTGTCCGGCTCACGAATGAAACGGACAGTTACGAGCAAAACTTTTACGCCACGCATCTTGCGGCCACGGCGGCGCGACTCTACGGCGCGAGTCTAGGCTATGAACCGGCTGGTTCGCACACGGCGCGGGGCACGGTCGCTCGCATTTTCAACACCACCGCCACCAAGGGCGATCACCTCTTCACCTATCACGGCAACGTGTTCAACCACCAACTGGCCATCGCCAAGTGGTTGAAATACCTGCCCGTGCTGGACAGCCGCCAGAACACGATCATCGATGTGGCGGTGTATTATCCCGAAACAGAAAACCAGTTGAGCGACGCGCCGTTTCGTTATCTCTACGCGTGGGGCTTCAATCCGATCGCGCGCGAAATCCGCCGGGTCGTGGACGTGGATTATCTGGACGAGCGGCTGATCCGTGACGGTTTCTTGGACCGCTACAAAGTCCTCGTGTTCACCTGGGGCAATCGCATCGAAGCCGACGTGCAGAAGATCATTGATGCGTGGCTACGGAAAGGTGGCACCGTCATCTATCCTTCTTATCCCCGCCAACCTCAGGAAACGATTGAAGGCGACACGACGATCTTTCAGCGCTGGATGAAAGGTGACACGGGCCGGGGCACGTTCTACAAATTCGAAGGCGACGTCGAGCCGCTCAGTTGTTACGGAGACTTTGCGGAATCCGTGCTGCGCAAAACTACCGTGCTGCATCCGCTGACCCGCAAAGCTCTCGCGGTGACGCATCCCGACCGCGTTTTCTTCAGCGTGCAACAGGACGGGCATTTGCTGGCGCTGAACTACGACGACAAACCCGCTCGTGTTAAGCTGGCCGGTCAATTCGATGAGACGATTGAGTCTTACGGCATCGCGCGGATTCGCCTCCGCCAATAG
- a CDS encoding metallopeptidase family protein → MRTDGHSLAQLPREELFAKAERTVQSTIERFPDELKGEAKKLPCLLKNWAEAKTSGSTLGHYIGFEIGRLSECNGPIILYLGAIQEYCTENGLDFEEEVRKTYLHEFGHHLGWDEGELEKRGLA, encoded by the coding sequence GTGAGGACGGATGGACATTCGTTGGCTCAACTTCCGCGGGAGGAACTTTTTGCGAAAGCCGAGAGGACGGTCCAAAGCACGATCGAACGTTTCCCTGATGAGCTCAAGGGAGAGGCCAAAAAGCTCCCGTGCTTATTGAAGAACTGGGCCGAGGCAAAGACCTCCGGCAGCACTTTGGGCCACTACATCGGATTTGAGATTGGTCGGCTTTCGGAGTGTAATGGGCCTATAATCCTTTATCTCGGTGCGATACAGGAGTACTGCACGGAAAACGGTTTGGACTTTGAAGAGGAAGTTCGGAAGACGTACTTGCACGAGTTTGGCCATCATCTTGGCTGGGACGAAGGCGAGCTTGAAAAGCGAGGACTGGCCTAG
- a CDS encoding PAS domain S-box protein, with amino-acid sequence MSKPLRILLLEDSEDDAALVQRELQRSGYEPTLLRVETAPAMAAALEREAWDIIISDYSMPQFNAPAALELLHQKGIDLPFIVVSGTIGEEVAVNSLSQGATDYMLKDRLGRLGAAVERALEQRKLRDENRRAAENLRQTEELYRRAIGAVGAVPYLCDYKTDAYSFVGEGIRQLTGYSSQEIKPGLWRQLIKDSVPHGEAAGWSEAEARQRTLSGEIRQWQRDNLIVTRAGELRWISDTSVPILDEQGKLIGSIGILLDITERKRVEEELARALRDHKNIMETIPEVIYTLDLNDRLVSWNRKLEAVTGYSAEEILNKPALELFPPPGRSTVSEAFRVAYANGFNQVETCLLSKHGGQTPYHLTAAPLKDESGRVIGLTGVGRDITERRLADLKLREQAALLDLAHDAICVTNMDQEVIYWNKSAERLYGWSAAEALGRNANELLFKSDSARPGEALKSLIRNRDWQGELHQVNKSGGEVIVESRWTLVRDAEQTPKSILIINSDVTERKKLEAQFLRAQRLDSIGTLASGIAHDLNNILAPILMSVTILRESATDNDTRKLLASIESSTQRGADIVKQLLTFARGIEGERVLLQLRHLIKELVKMVRATFPKTITLKTQISSDLWTVTGDATQLHQVLLNLCVNARDAMPDGGTLRVAAENAVLDQQYADMNPNAKPGPYVGLEVSDTGVGIPPAIIDQIFDPFFTTKEVGKGTGLGLSTVLGIVKSHGGFVTVQSEVGRGTTFKALLPAKPNATARTGDTAAIALPGGRGELVLVVDDEAPIRKVTQKTLERYGYRVETAANGTEAMAIFAQRMGQIHLVLTDISMPLMGGVALTRALKQQDPKVKVIVSTGQGQDDKVAELKALGVTTFMDKPYNTERLLVTLRDALAG; translated from the coding sequence ATGAGTAAACCGCTGCGGATTTTGCTGCTCGAAGATTCGGAGGACGACGCGGCGCTGGTGCAGCGCGAACTGCAGCGGAGCGGTTACGAGCCAACGCTGCTGCGCGTCGAAACCGCCCCGGCGATGGCCGCCGCGCTCGAACGCGAAGCGTGGGACATCATCATCTCGGATTATTCCATGCCACAGTTTAATGCGCCGGCCGCGTTGGAGTTGCTGCATCAAAAGGGGATTGATCTCCCGTTCATCGTGGTCTCCGGTACGATTGGCGAAGAGGTGGCCGTGAACAGCCTGAGCCAGGGCGCCACCGACTACATGCTCAAAGACCGGCTGGGACGACTTGGTGCTGCCGTCGAACGGGCGCTGGAGCAGAGAAAACTGCGCGATGAAAACCGCCGGGCGGCGGAGAATTTGCGCCAAACCGAAGAACTCTATCGCCGGGCCATCGGTGCCGTCGGCGCGGTGCCGTATCTGTGCGATTACAAAACCGATGCCTACAGTTTCGTGGGGGAAGGCATCCGGCAGTTGACGGGTTACTCCTCGCAGGAAATCAAGCCCGGACTCTGGCGTCAGCTTATCAAGGACTCCGTGCCGCATGGTGAGGCCGCCGGTTGGAGCGAGGCGGAGGCTCGTCAACGAACGCTGTCAGGTGAAATCCGCCAGTGGCAGCGCGACAACCTCATCGTCACGCGGGCAGGGGAGTTGCGTTGGATTTCCGACACTTCCGTTCCGATTCTCGATGAGCAGGGAAAACTGATCGGCTCCATCGGCATTCTCCTGGACATCACGGAGCGTAAACGGGTGGAGGAGGAATTGGCGAGGGCGTTGCGCGACCACAAAAACATCATGGAGACCATCCCCGAAGTCATTTACACTTTGGATTTGAATGACCGACTGGTCAGTTGGAATCGCAAACTGGAAGCCGTCACGGGTTACTCCGCCGAGGAAATCCTGAACAAACCCGCGCTGGAACTCTTCCCGCCGCCCGGGCGCTCCACCGTCAGCGAAGCCTTCCGGGTGGCCTACGCCAACGGTTTCAATCAAGTTGAAACCTGTCTCCTGAGCAAGCACGGCGGCCAGACTCCCTATCACTTGACGGCCGCGCCGTTGAAGGATGAAAGCGGTCGGGTCATCGGTTTGACGGGCGTGGGCCGCGATATCACGGAGCGCCGGCTGGCGGATCTGAAACTTCGTGAACAGGCCGCGTTGCTCGATCTGGCGCACGACGCGATTTGTGTCACCAACATGGATCAAGAAGTCATTTATTGGAACAAAAGCGCGGAGCGGCTCTACGGCTGGTCGGCGGCGGAAGCCCTGGGCCGCAACGCCAACGAACTGCTCTTCAAGAGCGATTCGGCGCGCCCAGGCGAGGCGCTCAAGAGCTTGATTCGGAACCGCGACTGGCAAGGTGAACTCCATCAGGTCAACAAGTCCGGCGGTGAAGTCATTGTGGAAAGCCGGTGGACGCTCGTTCGCGATGCGGAGCAAACTCCCAAATCCATCCTGATCATCAACAGCGATGTCACGGAAAGAAAAAAACTGGAGGCGCAATTCCTCCGCGCCCAACGGCTGGACAGCATCGGCACCCTCGCCAGCGGCATCGCCCATGATTTGAACAACATTCTGGCGCCCATCCTCATGTCCGTCACCATCCTGCGCGAGTCTGCCACCGACAATGACACCCGGAAATTACTGGCGAGCATTGAATCGAGCACCCAACGCGGCGCGGACATCGTCAAACAACTCCTGACCTTTGCCCGCGGCATCGAGGGCGAACGCGTGTTGCTCCAGCTACGGCACCTGATCAAGGAATTGGTCAAAATGGTCCGGGCCACCTTTCCCAAAACCATCACGCTCAAAACCCAGATCTCCAGCGACCTGTGGACGGTTACTGGGGATGCCACCCAATTGCATCAGGTGCTGCTCAATCTGTGCGTCAACGCGCGCGATGCCATGCCCGATGGCGGCACCTTGCGCGTGGCCGCGGAAAACGCAGTGTTGGACCAGCAGTATGCCGACATGAATCCAAACGCAAAACCCGGCCCGTACGTTGGACTGGAGGTCAGCGATACCGGCGTAGGAATCCCGCCTGCCATCATCGATCAAATCTTCGATCCCTTTTTCACGACCAAAGAAGTCGGCAAAGGTACCGGTCTCGGACTTTCCACCGTTTTGGGAATCGTGAAGAGTCACGGGGGCTTCGTGACGGTCCAGAGCGAGGTCGGACGCGGCACCACTTTCAAAGCACTCCTGCCAGCCAAACCCAACGCCACGGCCAGGACCGGCGACACCGCGGCCATCGCCTTGCCGGGTGGACGCGGTGAACTGGTGCTCGTGGTCGATGACGAGGCGCCCATTCGCAAGGTCACACAAAAAACTCTGGAACGTTATGGCTACCGTGTGGAAACCGCGGCCAACGGCACGGAAGCCATGGCGATCTTCGCGCAAAGAATGGGCCAGATCCATTTGGTATTGACGGACATTTCGATGCCGTTGATGGGCGGCGTGGCCCTTACCCGCGCCTTGAAACAGCAGGACCCAAAGGTCAAAGTGATTGTTTCCACCGGCCAGGGCCAGGATGACAAAGTGGCGGAACTCAAAGCGCTTGGCGTCACCACGTTCATGGACAAGCCGTATAATACGGAAAGATTATTGGTCACCTTGCGCGACGCCCTGGCCGGGTAG
- a CDS encoding response regulator — MKTKSILLIEDNPDDEELTLRALRKGGVLNDVVVARDGVEALEFLFASGKHAQRDPSQQPAVVLLDLKLPKIDGLEVLRRMRANARTQLLPVVIFSSSLEEQDVMEGYRLGANSFISKPVDMDHFREAVSNFGLYWLRLNDAPPQLIESK, encoded by the coding sequence ATGAAAACCAAAAGCATTCTGCTCATCGAAGACAACCCTGATGATGAGGAACTGACGCTGCGGGCGCTTAGGAAAGGTGGCGTCCTGAATGACGTGGTGGTGGCCCGCGACGGGGTGGAGGCGTTGGAGTTCCTCTTTGCCAGCGGCAAGCACGCCCAGCGCGATCCAAGCCAGCAGCCGGCCGTGGTCCTGCTGGATTTGAAGCTGCCCAAGATCGACGGGCTGGAAGTGTTGCGCCGGATGCGCGCCAATGCCCGAACACAACTCTTGCCGGTGGTTATCTTTTCGTCTTCCTTGGAAGAGCAGGACGTGATGGAGGGCTACCGTTTGGGCGCCAATAGCTTCATTTCCAAGCCGGTGGACATGGATCATTTCCGCGAAGCGGTGAGCAACTTTGGACTTTACTGGCTGCGGCTTAACGATGCGCCGCCTCAACTGATCGAATCCAAATGA
- a CDS encoding response regulator transcription factor: MDKLKILLVDDSPGFLEAADGFLSRQPLMEIVGRACSGSEAIRLVKQLPLDFVLMDLSMPDMSGLEATQRIKALPFPPRVIMVTLHDNVAYRRAALEAGAEGFVSKQEFVEVVLPLIYQLLTPAREEVVDEVA, from the coding sequence ATGGACAAATTGAAAATTCTTTTGGTGGATGACAGTCCTGGTTTTCTGGAGGCGGCCGATGGCTTCTTGTCGCGCCAACCGCTGATGGAAATTGTCGGACGCGCCTGTTCGGGTTCGGAGGCGATCCGGCTGGTGAAGCAACTGCCGCTGGACTTCGTGCTGATGGATTTATCGATGCCAGACATGAGCGGCTTGGAAGCAACGCAACGGATCAAGGCGCTGCCATTTCCGCCGCGGGTGATCATGGTCACCCTGCACGACAATGTAGCCTACCGGAGGGCGGCGCTGGAGGCGGGAGCGGAGGGGTTTGTTTCGAAGCAGGAATTTGTCGAAGTGGTGTTGCCGCTGATTTATCAACTTTTGACTCCAGCTAGAGAGGAGGTGGTCGATGAGGTTGCATAA
- a CDS encoding response regulator transcription factor — MKAIRVLLADDHTLLRAGIRSLLEKIPEVQVVAEAEDGRSALNLTKSHRPNVVLMDIAMKGLNGLDATARLVKNFPGVRVIILSMHANEEYVVQALRAGASGYLLKDAATAELELAIQAVARGATYLSPVISKRVIDDYLGRVNSARIPSELLTPRQRETLQLISEGRSTKEIASLLKLSAKTVETHRAQLMRRLNIYDVPGLVRYAMRIGLVSPEA, encoded by the coding sequence ATGAAAGCGATCCGGGTTTTACTGGCTGACGATCACACGCTCCTGCGCGCGGGAATTCGCTCCCTGCTGGAAAAAATCCCGGAGGTGCAAGTGGTGGCGGAGGCGGAGGATGGCCGCTCGGCCCTGAACCTGACCAAATCGCATCGGCCCAATGTCGTTTTGATGGATATTGCCATGAAGGGCTTGAATGGTCTGGACGCGACCGCGCGGCTCGTCAAAAACTTTCCGGGCGTGCGCGTGATCATTCTGTCGATGCATGCCAATGAGGAATACGTGGTCCAGGCGTTGCGAGCAGGCGCTTCCGGCTATCTGCTCAAGGACGCCGCCACCGCCGAACTGGAACTGGCGATTCAAGCCGTGGCCCGTGGTGCCACCTACCTCAGCCCCGTCATCTCCAAACGGGTCATTGATGATTACCTGGGCCGGGTCAACAGCGCCCGGATTCCCTCGGAATTATTGACGCCCCGTCAGCGGGAAACCTTGCAGTTGATTTCCGAAGGCAGGAGCACCAAGGAGATTGCGTCCCTGTTGAAGTTAAGCGCCAAAACGGTGGAGACGCATCGGGCGCAATTGATGCGTCGCCTGAACATTTATGATGTGCCGGGCCTGGTGCGTTATGCGATGCGGATCGGGCTGGTGAGTCCAGAGGCTTGA
- a CDS encoding PAS domain-containing protein, which produces MRKKKSVPKNVAATVANRTPRGPTHLRARKSQWSLNAPPSPSATARPRPPRLAAPGNGEEPPAQSSLRPGGTRHQSDPPCGVGLETPRAEETVEPPACEPADALADAPVSVHWVGPDGVILSANQAALELFGGMRAQFVGHHISELYAPTPTADVGGGADMFQRLRCREPLRDYETQLRCPDGALKQVCITADAHWEDDRFVRARCFTWNISPTAGVGAREEGLKARARQHAAVAELGQLALAGTNLSALLQEAIALLVQTLGVEFCKFLELLPAGDEFILRAGAGWKSEVVGQARVAAGNNSQAGYTLQVNEPVVVADLRTETRFGAPALLLEHGVISGMTVIIPGRNRPLGVLGVHTARPRQFTTDDVNFLQAFANVLAQAIERKRAETELRRARTELEQALQERRAELLRANRAMQIEISQRQEAEAEMKRRETQLREAQRLTHVGSWEWEVTTNKLWCSDELYRVLGLSHNQFTPTAVVGVQMTFEAFLGLVHPEDRARVKENVEKALVDHEPFVFEQRIVRPDRGVRTLHTRGHVALDAAGRAAKMLGVCLDITQDKQTEEEIKKREFQLVEAQRLARLGSWEWHIATNKVIWSAELCRLYGIEWQVLPTDLDDFLRRVYPSDYSAVQRTIEQAYQDQRPFELEYRVLLPDNNLRWLHGLGRVVADASGRRLRMLGTAQDITERKQAEEALRENESRKSAILEAALDCVITADREGRIIDFNPAAERTFGYKHYEVVGEELAAKLIPPAWRERHRQGLARYLATGETTMLGKRIEITAMRADGSIFPVELCITPVRLKGNTVFMACLRDITERKRAEAWVAGQKQVLEMITTGATLAEVLETLLRAVEAESPGMTCSVLLLDEDGKRLRHGAAPSLSEAYNQAVDGLPIGPQAGSCGTAVYRRETVIVADITRDPLWSDYRELADCHGLRACWSTPIKTTQGKILGTLAMLYHQPHTPSARDRELIEVATHLAGIVIERHRAEEALRKSELGLARAQKIAHLGNWDWDLVTNKVRWSDEIYRIFGLTPEQFGATYEAFLNSVHPDDRSIVNEAVQDALKRGRPYNVDHRIIRPDGAVRIVSEQGEVVFDEAGKPVRFLGTVLDVTERKEAESKLQDYSERLQTLSRRLLEAQESERRHIARELHDEIGQSLTALKINLQAAQRQCEAAGAVTALEEGIGIVDQVLQQVRNLSVDLHPSILDDLGLVAALRWYLDRQSQLAGFIAQFEAVRFNSPLSPELVTACFRIAQEALTNVVRHAKAKQVRLELRQQGEELKLAVCDDGVGFDVVAARKRAVRGASSLGLLGMEERVSLIGGRIEFKSTPKKGTEVCAWFPLREETHRPQEG; this is translated from the coding sequence ATGCGTAAGAAGAAATCGGTGCCGAAAAACGTTGCCGCGACGGTCGCCAACCGCACCCCACGCGGCCCAACCCATTTGCGCGCAAGAAAAAGCCAGTGGTCCCTCAACGCCCCGCCGTCCCCATCCGCCACCGCCCGTCCACGCCCACCGCGGCTCGCCGCTCCCGGCAACGGCGAGGAGCCACCGGCGCAAAGCAGCCTCCGGCCCGGCGGGACGCGCCACCAGTCTGACCCGCCCTGTGGAGTAGGGCTGGAGACTCCACGGGCCGAGGAAACCGTCGAGCCGCCGGCGTGCGAACCGGCCGATGCCTTGGCCGACGCCCCCGTTAGTGTGCATTGGGTCGGGCCGGACGGAGTCATCCTGTCGGCGAATCAGGCGGCGTTGGAACTCTTCGGAGGCATGCGGGCGCAATTCGTCGGCCACCACATTTCCGAACTGTATGCCCCGACCCCGACAGCCGATGTCGGGGGCGGGGCGGATATGTTCCAACGATTGCGGTGCCGGGAACCGTTGCGCGATTATGAAACGCAACTGCGCTGCCCGGATGGCGCCCTGAAGCAGGTCTGCATCACGGCCGACGCGCACTGGGAGGACGACCGGTTCGTGCGCGCGCGTTGCTTCACCTGGAACATCAGCCCGACAGCCGGTGTCGGGGCGAGGGAAGAAGGGCTGAAAGCCCGCGCGCGCCAACACGCGGCGGTGGCCGAACTGGGGCAGCTCGCGCTGGCCGGCACCAACCTGTCCGCCTTGTTGCAGGAGGCAATTGCGCTTCTGGTGCAAACGCTTGGGGTGGAGTTCTGCAAATTTCTGGAACTGCTGCCGGCGGGCGATGAATTTATTTTACGGGCCGGCGCCGGTTGGAAAAGCGAAGTCGTAGGTCAGGCCAGAGTGGCTGCCGGAAACAACTCACAGGCGGGCTACACCTTGCAAGTCAATGAGCCGGTGGTGGTGGCGGATTTGCGGACGGAGACGCGGTTTGGCGCGCCGGCGTTATTGCTGGAACACGGAGTGATCAGCGGGATGACGGTCATTATTCCCGGCCGTAACCGGCCGTTGGGTGTTTTAGGAGTCCACACCGCGCGCCCGCGCCAGTTCACAACGGATGACGTCAACTTCCTCCAAGCCTTTGCCAATGTGCTGGCGCAGGCGATCGAGCGGAAGCGGGCGGAGACGGAGTTGCGGCGGGCGCGCACGGAACTGGAGCAGGCTTTGCAGGAGCGGAGGGCTGAGTTGCTGCGGGCCAACCGAGCCATGCAGATTGAAATCAGCCAGCGTCAGGAGGCGGAAGCGGAAATGAAGAGACGCGAAACGCAACTTAGAGAGGCGCAAAGGCTGACGCATGTGGGCAGTTGGGAGTGGGAGGTGACGACCAACAAACTCTGGTGTTCGGATGAGCTTTACCGGGTGTTGGGCCTCTCGCACAACCAATTCACCCCGACAGCGGTGGTCGGGGTTCAGATGACGTTTGAGGCGTTTCTGGGCCTGGTCCATCCCGAGGATCGGGCGCGGGTGAAAGAGAACGTGGAAAAGGCGCTTGTAGATCACGAGCCGTTCGTGTTTGAGCAGCGTATCGTGCGTCCCGATCGCGGCGTCAGAACCCTGCACACCCGGGGACACGTCGCATTGGATGCGGCGGGCCGGGCGGCCAAGATGCTGGGCGTGTGCCTGGACATCACCCAAGACAAACAGACGGAGGAGGAAATCAAGAAGCGCGAATTTCAACTGGTGGAGGCCCAGCGGCTCGCGCGCCTGGGAAGCTGGGAATGGCACATCGCGACGAACAAGGTAATCTGGTCGGCTGAACTGTGTCGGCTCTACGGAATCGAGTGGCAAGTGTTGCCAACCGACCTCGATGACTTTTTGCGTCGCGTGTATCCAAGCGATTACAGCGCCGTTCAGCGGACGATTGAACAGGCCTACCAGGACCAGCGACCGTTCGAACTCGAGTATCGCGTCCTGCTTCCCGACAACAATCTCCGCTGGCTTCACGGGTTGGGCCGAGTGGTGGCAGATGCAAGCGGCCGTCGATTGCGCATGCTCGGAACGGCCCAGGACATCACCGAGCGCAAGCAGGCGGAGGAGGCGCTGCGCGAAAATGAATCGCGCAAGAGCGCCATTCTGGAAGCCGCCTTGGATTGCGTCATCACCGCGGACCGGGAGGGACGGATCATTGATTTCAATCCCGCGGCCGAAAGAACGTTTGGTTACAAGCATTACGAAGTCGTGGGCGAAGAACTGGCGGCGAAACTCATCCCGCCCGCCTGGCGTGAGCGGCATCGCCAAGGTCTGGCGCGCTATCTGGCGACCGGGGAAACGACAATGCTGGGCAAGCGGATCGAAATCACCGCGATGCGTGCAGACGGTTCCATTTTTCCCGTGGAACTGTGCATTACACCCGTCCGTTTGAAAGGAAACACGGTGTTTATGGCCTGCCTGCGGGACATCACGGAGCGCAAGCGGGCCGAGGCCTGGGTCGCGGGACAGAAGCAGGTGCTCGAAATGATCACGACAGGTGCGACTCTTGCCGAAGTGCTGGAGACGCTGCTGCGAGCGGTCGAGGCCGAATCTCCGGGGATGACCTGTTCCGTTTTGCTGCTGGATGAAGATGGAAAACGTTTGCGGCATGGCGCGGCGCCAAGCCTCTCCGAAGCCTACAACCAGGCTGTCGATGGTCTGCCCATTGGTCCCCAGGCCGGATCGTGCGGCACGGCGGTCTATCGGCGTGAAACCGTGATCGTGGCCGACATCACGCGGGACCCGCTTTGGTCGGATTACCGGGAGCTGGCTGACTGTCATGGGTTGCGCGCGTGCTGGTCAACGCCCATCAAAACCACCCAAGGAAAAATATTGGGCACACTGGCCATGTTATACCACCAACCGCATACCCCCAGTGCGCGCGACCGGGAACTGATTGAGGTGGCCACGCACCTGGCCGGCATCGTCATCGAACGCCACCGCGCCGAGGAGGCGTTGCGCAAAAGTGAACTGGGGCTCGCGCGCGCGCAAAAGATAGCACATCTGGGAAATTGGGATTGGGATCTGGTCACCAATAAAGTGCGATGGTCAGATGAGATTTATCGCATCTTCGGTTTGACACCCGAGCAATTCGGCGCGACCTATGAGGCCTTTCTGAACAGCGTTCATCCGGACGACCGGTCAATCGTCAATGAAGCGGTGCAGGATGCGTTGAAACGAGGCCGACCCTACAACGTGGATCACCGGATCATTCGGCCGGACGGCGCGGTGCGTATCGTGAGTGAACAGGGCGAGGTGGTTTTTGATGAGGCTGGCAAGCCGGTTAGATTTCTCGGCACAGTATTGGATGTCACCGAACGCAAAGAAGCCGAGAGCAAACTGCAGGATTATTCCGAACGGCTGCAAACGCTTTCCCGCCGCTTGCTGGAGGCGCAGGAAAGCGAGCGCCGTCACATCGCCCGGGAACTGCATGATGAAATCGGCCAATCCTTGACCGCCCTGAAAATCAATTTGCAGGCCGCCCAACGCCAGTGCGAAGCGGCCGGCGCGGTGACGGCCCTGGAAGAGGGCATCGGGATTGTTGATCAAGTGTTGCAGCAGGTGCGCAATCTGTCGGTGGACCTGCACCCTTCGATCCTCGACGATCTGGGCCTGGTCGCCGCGCTCCGCTGGTACTTGGATCGTCAATCACAATTGGCGGGATTCATCGCGCAATTTGAGGCCGTGCGATTCAACAGTCCTTTGTCCCCTGAGTTGGTGACAGCGTGCTTCCGCATTGCCCAGGAAGCGTTGACCAATGTGGTGCGACACGCCAAAGCAAAACAGGTGCGGCTCGAGTTGCGGCAACAAGGTGAGGAATTGAAGCTGGCCGTCTGCGACGACGGGGTCGGGTTTGATGTGGTGGCCGCGCGCAAACGCGCCGTGCGTGGAGCGTCGAGTCTGGGGTTGTTGGGAATGGAGGAACGCGTTTCCCTGATCGGCGGCCGGATCGAATTCAAATCCACGCCCAAAAAAGGCACTGAAGTCTGTGCCTGGTTTCCTTTAAGGGAAGAAACCCATCGCCCACAGGAGGGGTGA